A single window of Gemmatimonadaceae bacterium DNA harbors:
- a CDS encoding ABC transporter substrate-binding protein, which yields MRVVSLCPSLTELVFDLGMGPALVGRTKFCVHPAPGVANVETVGGTKTPKVARIIDLRPDIVLMNDEENRREDAGALTAAGVRVHSTMPITAEETAAMVRSIADALGATDAGEAVARDIERRAARVRAAATSAPHVDYAYLIWREPWMTVSDDTFIAGLLGMAGGRNVFADAKDRYPTITLEQLAERSPSVVLLSSEPFPFAEKHVDELSSTLGWEVGRFRLVDGELLSWHGSRTPRGIDYAESVIAAAR from the coding sequence ATGCGTGTCGTTTCGCTCTGTCCGTCGCTCACCGAGCTCGTCTTCGACCTGGGGATGGGCCCCGCGCTCGTCGGCCGCACGAAGTTCTGCGTGCATCCTGCACCGGGGGTGGCCAACGTGGAAACAGTCGGCGGGACAAAGACGCCCAAGGTGGCCCGTATCATCGACTTGCGTCCCGATATCGTGCTCATGAACGACGAGGAGAATCGTCGGGAAGACGCCGGGGCGCTGACCGCGGCCGGAGTTCGCGTCCACTCGACCATGCCGATCACCGCGGAGGAGACGGCCGCCATGGTGCGATCGATCGCTGATGCGCTCGGCGCCACCGATGCCGGAGAGGCGGTCGCGCGCGACATCGAGCGGCGGGCGGCGCGCGTGCGTGCGGCCGCGACGTCTGCGCCGCACGTCGACTATGCGTACCTCATTTGGCGCGAGCCCTGGATGACCGTGAGCGACGACACCTTCATCGCCGGGCTCCTGGGCATGGCCGGCGGCCGCAACGTCTTTGCTGACGCGAAAGACCGATATCCCACGATCACGCTCGAGCAGCTCGCAGAACGGTCGCCATCGGTGGTGTTGCTGTCGAGCGAACCGTTTCCGTTCGCTGAAAAACACGTCGACGAGCTGTCATCCACGCTGGGCTGGGAGGTGGGCCGCTTTCGACTGGTAGACGGCGAGCTGCTTTCGTGGCACGGTTCGCGGACGCCCCGGGGAATCGACTACGCCGAATCCGTCATCGCGGCGGCGCGGTGA
- a CDS encoding helix-turn-helix transcriptional regulator: MNRHALILETPAVSLAAFDHPHGVAHTDPDVECTRRHAVAFVDEGSFDVVMGRDRWRLGPGSLFLTTPGMTFSVRHDCDTPTDRCLSLSFSEHAWEHLRSAGVPELAPPHGVVDNRRAFVRRRLATCAPGQEMRLELLAASLVDSFGDVPAPRRRASNATAMARQLDRAVELIDTSYASALTLDALAKAAHMSPFHFARMFREQVGMPPHRYLMTVRLREAVRLLEQGASVSDACYRVGFASLSHFVTMFRERFGVVPSRANRATLRAMALPRWARR; this comes from the coding sequence ATGAACCGCCACGCCCTGATCCTGGAAACGCCGGCCGTATCGCTGGCCGCGTTTGATCACCCGCACGGCGTCGCGCACACGGACCCGGACGTCGAGTGTACACGCCGGCACGCCGTGGCCTTCGTCGACGAAGGCTCATTCGACGTAGTGATGGGCCGCGATCGGTGGCGGCTGGGGCCGGGATCCCTCTTCCTCACCACACCGGGCATGACATTCTCAGTGCGTCACGACTGCGACACGCCGACGGATCGCTGTCTCTCACTCTCCTTCAGTGAACACGCATGGGAGCACCTGCGCTCAGCGGGAGTCCCGGAGCTGGCGCCGCCTCACGGGGTGGTCGATAACCGGCGCGCGTTCGTGCGTCGCCGGCTCGCGACCTGCGCGCCCGGACAGGAGATGCGGCTTGAGCTGCTCGCCGCGTCACTGGTGGACTCGTTCGGCGACGTGCCGGCTCCGCGCCGCCGCGCTTCCAATGCGACGGCCATGGCCCGACAGCTGGATCGCGCAGTTGAGCTGATCGATACCTCGTACGCCTCCGCACTCACGCTCGATGCGCTCGCGAAGGCGGCGCACATGAGCCCGTTTCATTTCGCGCGCATGTTCCGCGAGCAGGTGGGCATGCCGCCGCATCGCTATCTGATGACGGTGCGCCTGCGCGAGGCGGTACGACTGCTCGAGCAGGGTGCGAGCGTGTCCGATGCGTGCTATCGCGTCGGGTTCGCCTCGCTCAGCCACTTCGTCACGATGTTCCGCGAGCGGTTCGGTGTGGTCCCTTCGCGTGCCAACCGCGCCACGTTGCGCGCGATGGCACTCCCCCGTTGGGCGCGCCGATGA
- a CDS encoding AbrB/MazE/SpoVT family DNA-binding domain-containing protein translates to MRPIKLRQVGGSVGATLPKDMADRLHLAVGDSMLAIETENGILLTPYDPTIEAGLALAARAAKRYRHALRELAK, encoded by the coding sequence GTGCGTCCCATCAAACTCCGGCAAGTCGGCGGGTCCGTCGGCGCGACCCTGCCGAAAGATATGGCCGACCGTCTCCACCTCGCCGTCGGCGACTCGATGCTGGCGATCGAGACCGAGAACGGGATTCTGCTCACGCCCTACGATCCCACCATCGAAGCCGGCCTGGCGCTCGCGGCGCGCGCCGCGAAACGGTACCGGCACGCCCTCCGCGAACTGGCGAAGTAA
- a CDS encoding type II toxin-antitoxin system death-on-curing family toxin, producing the protein MREPRWVPRALVEAVHLDQLRAHGGMPGLRDEGALESALARPCNKLAYGKRVDHASLAAAYAFGLARNHPFNDGNKRIAFLVAVIFLGLNGWDFVAPDADVVAHMVALADGRLTEAKLAKWLRAGLVKLPQGAA; encoded by the coding sequence GTGCGCGAGCCTCGCTGGGTTCCACGCGCGCTCGTCGAGGCGGTGCATCTCGATCAGCTGCGCGCGCATGGCGGCATGCCTGGTCTCCGGGATGAGGGGGCACTCGAGAGCGCCCTGGCGCGGCCGTGCAACAAGCTGGCCTACGGCAAACGCGTCGATCATGCCTCGCTCGCCGCCGCGTATGCCTTCGGACTGGCCCGGAACCACCCGTTCAACGACGGCAACAAGCGCATCGCATTCCTCGTGGCGGTCATTTTCCTGGGGCTCAACGGCTGGGACTTCGTCGCGCCCGACGCCGACGTGGTCGCGCACATGGTCGCACTGGCCGACGGGCGCCTTACGGAGGCAAAGCTCGCGAAGTGGCTTCGCGCAGGGTTGGTCAAGTTGCCTCAGGGGGCCGCCTAA
- a CDS encoding methylated-DNA--[protein]-cysteine S-methyltransferase, which yields MTHGPGHAVGYAVFDTAVGRCGVAWSEAGIVGVQLPEAGGPHATGRRLAKRFPDARSVSAPPPVARAIIGMTALLEGTRDDLRDVVLDVRGVPPFNARVYALARAILPGSTSTYGELARQLGDPTAARGVGQALAQNPFPLVVPCHRILAAGGGLGGFSARGGRDTKRALLAIEGATSVDQLPLFGGKSD from the coding sequence ATGACGCATGGTCCGGGTCACGCCGTCGGCTACGCCGTGTTTGACACGGCGGTGGGACGTTGCGGCGTGGCCTGGAGCGAGGCCGGCATCGTTGGCGTGCAGCTGCCCGAAGCGGGCGGACCTCACGCCACGGGCCGACGTCTCGCGAAGCGCTTTCCGGATGCGCGCTCGGTGTCCGCGCCACCGCCGGTAGCCCGAGCCATCATCGGCATGACCGCACTGCTCGAGGGCACACGCGACGACCTCCGGGACGTGGTGCTCGACGTGCGTGGCGTCCCCCCGTTCAACGCGCGCGTGTATGCCCTGGCCCGTGCCATCCTCCCCGGCTCGACGTCAACCTACGGCGAGCTTGCGCGGCAGTTGGGCGATCCGACCGCAGCCCGAGGCGTTGGGCAGGCGCTGGCGCAGAACCCGTTCCCCCTCGTGGTCCCCTGCCATCGCATCCTCGCCGCGGGCGGAGGGCTCGGCGGATTCTCGGCGCGCGGTGGGCGCGACACCAAGCGCGCGCTCCTCGCCATCGAGGGCGCGACGTCGGTCGATCAGCTGCCGTTGTTCGGAGGAAAGTCGGACTGA
- a CDS encoding MBL fold metallo-hydrolase, whose translation MIRAALLLATLYALPLAAQAPPMRIDHERVRPRVHVFSGFLNGNVLVLETNDGLLIVDAQSGKRVGALDSAITNVTKAPVRWVVNTHYHADHTEGNAWFRARGARVLAHRNVAIQAAKDTTITDRDWHRTPLADSATPTDAFDDRRELKIGGERVVVLHPRDAHTDGDAMIWLPAQNVLHIGDILEVGAPPFIDWWAGGSLEGMVRAIDDVLGWVDASTAIVPGHGPTSTRDDLVRYRAMLVTVSERVRTGIASGVASDSLAERAVAGFESLLGGTRRASELSRQLIYGFSKGRK comes from the coding sequence ATGATCCGCGCCGCCCTCCTGCTTGCCACGCTGTACGCGCTGCCACTTGCCGCGCAGGCGCCCCCGATGCGCATCGATCACGAGCGCGTGCGGCCGCGCGTCCACGTCTTCTCGGGATTCCTGAACGGCAACGTGCTGGTGCTCGAGACCAACGACGGACTGCTGATCGTCGATGCGCAGAGCGGCAAGCGGGTCGGCGCCCTGGACTCGGCCATCACGAATGTGACGAAGGCGCCGGTGCGATGGGTGGTGAACACCCACTATCACGCCGACCACACCGAGGGGAACGCGTGGTTCCGTGCCCGAGGGGCGCGCGTGCTGGCGCACCGCAACGTGGCCATTCAGGCGGCGAAGGACACGACGATCACCGACCGTGACTGGCACCGCACGCCGTTGGCCGACTCGGCGACGCCAACGGATGCCTTCGACGATCGGCGCGAGCTGAAGATCGGGGGCGAACGCGTGGTCGTGCTGCATCCGCGCGATGCGCACACGGACGGCGACGCGATGATCTGGCTTCCCGCGCAGAACGTGCTGCACATCGGCGACATCCTCGAGGTGGGCGCGCCGCCGTTCATCGATTGGTGGGCGGGTGGTTCACTCGAGGGCATGGTGCGCGCCATCGACGATGTGCTCGGCTGGGTCGACGCGTCCACGGCCATCGTGCCCGGGCATGGTCCGACTTCAACCAGGGACGACCTCGTGCGCTATCGCGCGATGCTCGTCACGGTGAGTGAGCGGGTGCGAACCGGGATCGCGAGCGGCGTGGCGTCGGACTCACTGGCCGAACGTGCCGTTGCCGGTTTCGAGAGCCTGCTGGGTGGCACGCGGCGCGCAAGCGAGCTGTCCCGGCAGCTGATCTACGGGTTCTCGAAGGGACGGAAGTAG
- a CDS encoding carboxypeptidase regulatory-like domain-containing protein: MRLAPASRHAAVLLCLALSSSSSVLAQQQKQPPRRPPARAAAKADSTRAADSSATAKPAEVVVPRAPSATLFGTVFDSVHMSPLADARVMVEGTNRSTITTDKGVFRVDSIPPGTYKVRVDHVMLDSLGMTMITNDIELKDGAVESVQLTVPSGATLVEVSCPAARRALGPSAIIGRLLDADTEQPVKGGRVSVVWEEMSINAGLRRVPRRRDALAGEDGVYRICGLPNAFEGTLQADFKGITTSEVRVKFEGDALVVQGLKIGSANTVAVSTGDSATRRMREAAVGKSFSAATLQKGSARLTGRVLNAAGAPIVGARVDVLNTAGMTLTGEGGVFRLDSLPSGTQSVVVRQIGLAPVEQAVELSTRQVADMTITMSRAATVLAEVRVEAQADAGLEKVGFTQRKKSGFGYFLNGDDITKRAPNLLTDVFRTIPGLRVVPSGTDYVVQSSRNMVNGCVRYFVDGAVWEAIFPGDVDRLVPPWEIGAIEVYNGTSVPAQFQMAGSTSCAAIVIWTKTRLNAPSGRDRNRSQ; the protein is encoded by the coding sequence ATGCGACTTGCCCCCGCCAGCCGCCACGCCGCCGTGCTGCTCTGCCTGGCGCTCTCGTCCAGCAGCAGCGTGCTCGCGCAGCAACAGAAGCAGCCACCGCGGCGACCGCCCGCGCGGGCGGCCGCCAAGGCGGACTCGACCAGGGCCGCCGATAGCAGCGCAACTGCAAAGCCCGCCGAGGTCGTGGTACCGCGAGCGCCCTCGGCAACGCTGTTTGGCACGGTGTTCGATTCCGTGCACATGTCGCCGCTCGCTGACGCGCGCGTGATGGTCGAGGGGACGAATCGCTCGACGATCACCACCGACAAGGGCGTCTTTCGCGTCGACAGCATCCCGCCGGGCACGTACAAGGTGCGGGTCGATCATGTGATGCTTGACTCGCTCGGCATGACGATGATCACCAACGACATCGAGCTCAAAGACGGCGCGGTGGAGAGCGTGCAGCTCACGGTGCCGTCGGGCGCCACGCTGGTCGAAGTGTCGTGCCCGGCGGCGCGGCGTGCGCTCGGCCCGTCGGCGATCATCGGCCGGCTGCTCGATGCCGATACCGAACAACCGGTGAAGGGCGGGCGCGTGTCGGTCGTGTGGGAAGAAATGTCGATCAACGCCGGTTTGCGACGCGTGCCGCGGCGACGCGACGCGCTCGCCGGTGAGGACGGCGTCTACCGTATCTGCGGCCTGCCCAACGCGTTCGAGGGCACGCTGCAGGCCGACTTCAAGGGCATCACGACATCGGAAGTGCGTGTGAAGTTCGAAGGTGACGCGCTCGTCGTGCAGGGCCTCAAGATCGGCAGCGCCAACACGGTCGCGGTGTCCACCGGCGACAGCGCCACGCGACGCATGCGCGAGGCCGCGGTGGGCAAGTCGTTCTCGGCGGCCACCCTGCAAAAGGGCAGCGCGAGACTCACCGGCCGAGTGCTGAACGCGGCGGGTGCGCCGATCGTCGGCGCGCGCGTCGACGTGCTCAACACCGCGGGAATGACGCTGACCGGCGAGGGGGGCGTGTTCCGGCTCGACTCGCTGCCCTCGGGCACGCAGTCCGTCGTCGTCAGGCAGATCGGCCTTGCCCCGGTGGAGCAGGCGGTGGAGCTGTCGACCCGACAGGTCGCGGACATGACTATCACGATGTCGCGCGCGGCCACCGTGCTCGCCGAGGTGCGCGTCGAGGCCCAGGCCGACGCCGGACTCGAAAAGGTCGGCTTCACGCAGCGCAAGAAGTCCGGGTTCGGATACTTCCTGAACGGCGACGACATCACCAAACGCGCACCGAACCTGCTCACCGACGTCTTCCGCACCATTCCGGGGCTGCGCGTCGTGCCGTCGGGCACGGACTACGTGGTCCAGAGTTCGCGCAACATGGTGAACGGGTGCGTGCGCTACTTCGTGGACGGTGCCGTGTGGGAGGCGATCTTCCCCGGCGACGTCGACCGGCTGGTGCCACCGTGGGAGATCGGCGCGATCGAGGTCTACAACGGCACCTCCGTGCCAGCCCAGTTCCAGATGGCGGGCTCCACCTCGTGTGCGGCGATCGTGATCTGGACCAAGACGCGCCTCAACGCCCCGTCGGGCAGGGACCGCAACCGCAGCCAGTAG
- a CDS encoding diguanylate cyclase, producing the protein MPSRLDPHSLDPGRLAEARGEFQAAREYYERAMRELDHDAPPPAVAALLLQIARTFVASGRNAEARDCLEAVFALPDFGDMDAIVAEALELRGRLACEAGALDDAEADFREMGVRAAAAGQGWLVALGSEHLASVALVRDDWGASLDQLEAAAAGFRERGDDADTVRVQLQLARFYVDLKRWNAAEQALADALPRAQRASDLPSLARLELVRSQMAIDRSNVERARVSAERALDMARRAEHPGLATESVAMTGIVARELGDLDRALRLFEDAERQAHALDDAMLLGELACERTEVLARRPDHRRTLGALNHAYRSLARLLGQTGSVERARRLRRLERTFLDVTRHWAQRFEAVDHDTAGHVDRVADLTVEIARRMGIAPTALFGYRVGAYLHDLGKLAIAPAILNKRGRLTADEWSAVKRHPAAGAELLADTDFPWEVRPIVESHHECWNGSGYPHGRAGEEIPLAARIFCVADVFDALLARRAFKDPLTRDEAIEVMRRDVGRQFDPAVFRVFEDVVREGVAIPGVTSSVAVPVTPQGNATALADDPLTGAADFVSWSARASAALGARRGPEGDVAILIVDIDDFARVNATWGRLQGDDVLWAVAKVLQRGVRTGDLIGRRGSDEFVVLLPETTVNVATEVAERLRDAVGGLRCALRHAPDETLVVVASVAVAVAPGDGETVEALLAAGDRALFRARSEGGGRVVVADHGESARARHGLDFDVFTGREEELRSVVAQLDLAARGEPRLVGISGEAGVGKSALVRQLEPEVRLRNGLLATGITTADGSGGPLAPWPAVVSALAKAGVVHDRAWRALPALVPGELAPADVEDEEPDATLLQQEITAVVRRAARERPLVVVLEDMHLATPASWAVLDALLTAVDDEHLLVIHTMRPEVHPGAVEWRRRILAHARTTHVTLRRFGLDEVRRWIRLVFRDAAPGDDVARWIHDYAEGIPLHVLHLLRAGCDDGTIWYGGTRWEWREPGPRDVASGIGWVLDRRLDRLSGSSRSILSSAAVLQNVLTVELLVSVTGVPEGQARLALEEAVRASILVAVGDPAEGRYAFGHPLLVEACVRGMAERQRQQVHDLAARVMELRAPSSVDAIAGHYHAAGNDAAAFAYARAAAERSLGTGVHDAAIAALLVAQRHAPSSADLATIRVRHAEVALQAGRLAQAEAQADLALEWLDRQPVDATAIRGRRVRAWIRQRRGAFSGDTMDALRRLVDDAASVHPREEALSALAAAASAAERADWPMAEHFASRALELGVAHGDDAIVTEAMLELGTAQLAESPELGLPRLRQALERQRARPHATHDARALQVLGEALCRQEASSEGEDLLVQALERARASHHAPLAARISRALGVVRTRQGNHDEARQWLGDAERLFTTMEDEPERIGTLFDGARLLRDGGDRDRAQAQFDAVARRARDLDLAWMELAATAGAALSNGGPTSASTQQRWARTSALVADARPDWWFPGRELVDAFAVRMAIAGGHPNVAQDVFARAVDRLDGLDAYASVWLVTECAPELQRAGLKSAERRLVEAGVRARQLGFPLLARAT; encoded by the coding sequence ATGCCATCGCGTCTCGATCCGCACTCCCTGGACCCCGGCCGCCTCGCTGAAGCGCGAGGTGAGTTTCAGGCCGCTCGCGAATACTACGAGCGCGCGATGCGGGAACTCGATCACGACGCCCCACCGCCTGCAGTCGCTGCGCTGCTCCTGCAGATCGCCCGGACGTTCGTGGCGTCGGGTCGGAACGCGGAAGCGCGGGATTGTCTCGAGGCCGTGTTTGCGCTCCCCGACTTTGGCGACATGGATGCGATCGTCGCCGAGGCGCTGGAGCTGCGCGGTCGGCTGGCGTGCGAAGCGGGCGCGCTGGACGACGCCGAAGCCGACTTCCGCGAAATGGGCGTGCGGGCCGCGGCGGCGGGGCAGGGCTGGCTCGTCGCGTTAGGCAGCGAGCACCTTGCCTCGGTCGCGCTCGTGCGCGACGACTGGGGCGCGAGCCTCGACCAGCTCGAAGCCGCGGCCGCGGGCTTCCGCGAACGCGGGGATGACGCCGACACGGTGCGGGTACAGCTGCAGCTCGCCCGCTTCTACGTCGATCTCAAACGATGGAATGCCGCCGAGCAGGCGCTGGCGGACGCACTGCCGCGGGCGCAGCGGGCGAGTGACCTGCCATCGCTGGCCCGGCTCGAGCTGGTGCGCTCGCAGATGGCGATCGACCGGTCCAACGTCGAGCGCGCCCGCGTGTCCGCCGAGCGCGCGCTCGACATGGCGCGGCGCGCCGAACATCCGGGGCTCGCGACCGAAAGCGTGGCGATGACGGGCATCGTCGCCCGCGAGCTGGGCGACCTCGATCGCGCGCTCCGGCTGTTCGAGGACGCCGAGCGCCAGGCGCATGCCCTCGACGACGCCATGCTGCTGGGCGAGCTGGCCTGCGAGCGCACCGAGGTCCTGGCCCGTCGCCCCGACCATCGTCGCACGCTTGGCGCACTCAACCATGCCTACCGAAGCCTGGCCCGGCTCCTTGGGCAGACCGGCTCGGTGGAACGCGCCCGACGACTCCGGCGGCTCGAACGCACGTTCCTCGACGTGACCCGGCACTGGGCCCAACGATTCGAAGCAGTCGATCACGATACCGCGGGTCACGTCGATCGCGTGGCCGACCTTACCGTGGAGATCGCACGCCGCATGGGTATCGCCCCCACGGCACTGTTCGGCTACCGGGTCGGTGCGTACCTGCACGACCTCGGAAAGCTCGCGATCGCGCCGGCAATCCTCAACAAACGCGGGCGCCTCACCGCGGACGAGTGGTCGGCCGTGAAGCGGCACCCCGCCGCAGGCGCGGAGTTGCTCGCCGATACCGACTTCCCCTGGGAAGTGCGGCCCATCGTCGAGTCGCATCACGAGTGCTGGAACGGGTCGGGCTATCCGCACGGTCGCGCCGGCGAGGAGATCCCGCTGGCGGCACGCATCTTCTGTGTGGCCGATGTGTTCGATGCGCTCCTGGCTCGGCGCGCTTTCAAGGATCCGCTGACCCGCGACGAAGCGATCGAGGTCATGCGGCGCGATGTGGGGCGACAGTTCGACCCCGCCGTCTTCCGCGTGTTCGAGGACGTGGTGCGCGAGGGCGTCGCCATCCCCGGCGTGACGTCTTCGGTTGCCGTTCCCGTCACGCCGCAGGGCAACGCGACCGCGCTGGCCGACGACCCACTCACCGGTGCGGCCGACTTCGTGTCCTGGAGCGCGCGCGCGAGTGCGGCACTCGGCGCGCGACGCGGACCTGAAGGTGATGTCGCCATCCTCATCGTCGACATCGACGACTTTGCGCGTGTCAACGCGACCTGGGGTCGGCTGCAGGGCGACGACGTCTTGTGGGCCGTGGCCAAGGTGCTGCAACGCGGCGTGCGCACCGGTGATCTCATCGGCCGTCGCGGGAGCGACGAGTTCGTGGTCCTGCTGCCGGAGACCACGGTCAACGTGGCGACGGAGGTCGCCGAGCGGCTGCGAGACGCGGTGGGTGGACTGCGCTGCGCGCTGCGCCACGCGCCTGACGAGACGCTCGTGGTGGTCGCCTCGGTCGCGGTGGCGGTGGCGCCCGGTGATGGCGAGACGGTGGAAGCCTTGCTCGCCGCCGGCGATCGGGCGCTCTTCCGTGCGCGAAGCGAAGGCGGTGGCCGCGTCGTGGTGGCCGACCACGGTGAGTCGGCGCGCGCGCGACACGGGCTGGACTTCGACGTGTTCACCGGCCGCGAAGAAGAGCTGCGATCCGTCGTCGCTCAGCTGGACCTCGCCGCGCGTGGCGAACCTCGGCTCGTCGGCATTTCCGGCGAAGCCGGGGTCGGAAAGAGCGCACTCGTCAGGCAGCTCGAGCCCGAGGTGCGACTGCGCAACGGGCTCCTTGCCACCGGGATCACGACCGCCGACGGCTCCGGCGGACCGCTCGCGCCGTGGCCCGCGGTGGTGAGCGCGCTGGCCAAGGCCGGCGTCGTGCATGATCGCGCCTGGCGCGCGCTGCCTGCGCTTGTGCCGGGCGAACTGGCGCCGGCCGACGTCGAGGACGAGGAGCCCGACGCGACACTGCTGCAGCAGGAGATCACCGCGGTGGTCCGTCGAGCGGCGCGGGAACGACCGCTGGTTGTCGTGCTCGAAGACATGCACCTCGCCACGCCAGCCAGCTGGGCCGTGCTCGACGCCCTGCTCACCGCGGTGGACGACGAGCACCTCCTCGTCATCCACACCATGCGGCCCGAGGTGCATCCCGGCGCGGTCGAGTGGCGGCGACGGATCCTGGCGCACGCGCGCACCACGCATGTGACGCTGCGGCGCTTTGGGCTCGACGAAGTGCGACGCTGGATCCGGCTCGTGTTCCGCGATGCGGCCCCCGGTGACGACGTCGCGCGCTGGATCCATGACTACGCCGAAGGGATCCCGCTGCACGTGCTCCACCTGCTGCGCGCCGGGTGCGACGACGGCACGATCTGGTACGGCGGCACGCGGTGGGAATGGCGCGAACCGGGGCCGCGCGACGTGGCGAGCGGTATCGGCTGGGTGCTCGATCGACGACTCGATCGGCTCTCCGGCTCCTCGCGCAGCATCCTGTCGTCGGCCGCCGTGCTGCAGAACGTCCTCACCGTCGAGCTGCTGGTGTCGGTCACCGGCGTCCCTGAGGGCCAGGCGCGACTCGCCCTCGAAGAAGCGGTACGCGCATCGATCCTCGTGGCGGTCGGAGACCCCGCGGAAGGACGCTACGCCTTCGGCCACCCGCTGCTCGTCGAGGCCTGTGTGCGCGGGATGGCGGAGCGACAGCGCCAGCAGGTGCACGACCTTGCGGCTCGCGTGATGGAACTCCGTGCCCCGTCCTCGGTGGACGCGATCGCCGGCCACTACCACGCCGCCGGCAACGATGCCGCCGCCTTTGCCTACGCACGCGCAGCGGCGGAGCGCTCGTTAGGTACCGGTGTTCACGACGCGGCCATCGCCGCCCTGCTGGTCGCGCAGCGCCACGCCCCCTCGTCAGCAGACCTCGCGACCATCCGCGTCCGGCACGCCGAGGTGGCGCTGCAGGCCGGCCGGCTCGCGCAGGCCGAGGCCCAGGCGGACCTCGCGCTCGAGTGGCTCGACCGCCAACCCGTAGACGCGACCGCGATCCGCGGACGCCGGGTCCGCGCGTGGATCCGGCAGCGGCGCGGCGCCTTCTCCGGCGACACGATGGACGCCTTGCGACGACTCGTCGACGACGCCGCCAGCGTGCACCCGCGCGAAGAGGCGCTGAGCGCCCTCGCCGCTGCCGCCAGCGCCGCCGAGCGTGCCGACTGGCCGATGGCCGAGCACTTCGCGAGCCGGGCGCTCGAACTGGGTGTTGCGCACGGCGACGACGCCATCGTCACCGAGGCCATGCTTGAGCTGGGAACCGCGCAACTGGCGGAGTCACCCGAGCTGGGCCTGCCACGTTTGCGTCAGGCGCTGGAACGCCAGCGCGCGCGTCCCCACGCGACGCACGACGCACGCGCGCTGCAGGTGCTTGGCGAGGCGCTGTGTCGTCAGGAGGCGTCGTCCGAAGGTGAGGACCTGCTCGTGCAGGCGCTGGAACGGGCGCGCGCGAGCCATCACGCCCCGCTCGCGGCACGCATCTCCCGCGCGCTCGGCGTCGTACGTACGCGCCAGGGCAATCATGACGAGGCGCGCCAGTGGCTTGGTGACGCGGAGCGACTGTTCACGACCATGGAAGACGAGCCCGAGCGCATCGGCACGCTGTTCGATGGCGCGCGGCTCCTCAGGGACGGCGGTGATCGTGATCGGGCGCAGGCGCAGTTCGATGCCGTGGCTCGGCGAGCGCGCGACCTCGATCTGGCGTGGATGGAGCTTGCCGCGACGGCGGGCGCCGCATTGAGCAATGGTGGCCCGACGTCGGCGTCGACGCAGCAGCGGTGGGCGCGTACGAGTGCGCTGGTCGCTGATGCGCGTCCGGACTGGTGGTTCCCCGGCCGCGAACTCGTGGACGCGTTCGCGGTGCGCATGGCGATTGCTGGCGGTCATCCGAACGTGGCGCAGGACGTGTTCGCGCGTGCCGTGGACCGTCTCGACGGGCTCGATGCCTACGCCAGCGTGTGGCTCGTGACCGAGTGTGCGCCGGAGCTACAGCGCGCCGGACTCAAGTCCGCCGAGCGTCGGTTGGTGGAGGCAGGGGTGCGTGCGCGCCAGCTCGGGTTTCCGTTGTTGGCGCGAGCGACTTGA
- a CDS encoding DinB family protein, translated as MHETLQARWTEIGDKLVELAKDFPEDRYDAAPSSGTRTFAEQLRHVAFWNDYAARRLQQQDADGSANEVPRSAAPTKAKVVDVLRRSFDDVGKEIRHMNGSTAAADVDTVISFIEHNGEHYGQLVLYFRLAGLVPPSSR; from the coding sequence ATGCACGAGACCCTGCAGGCCCGCTGGACGGAGATCGGTGACAAGCTCGTCGAGCTGGCAAAGGACTTTCCCGAGGACCGCTACGACGCCGCCCCGTCGAGCGGCACGCGCACGTTTGCCGAGCAGCTGCGGCACGTCGCATTCTGGAACGACTACGCAGCCCGCAGGCTGCAACAGCAGGACGCCGACGGTAGCGCCAACGAAGTGCCAAGGTCCGCGGCACCCACCAAGGCCAAGGTCGTCGATGTTCTTCGGCGCTCCTTCGATGACGTGGGCAAGGAGATCCGCCACATGAATGGCTCGACGGCGGCGGCGGACGTGGATACGGTCATCAGCTTCATCGAACACAACGGCGAGCACTACGGACAGCTCGTGCTGTACTTCCGACTCGCCGGACTGGTGCCTCCATCGTCGCGATGA